A portion of the Gasterosteus aculeatus chromosome 12, fGasAcu3.hap1.1, whole genome shotgun sequence genome contains these proteins:
- the cttn gene encoding src substrate cortactin isoform X1, which translates to MWKAAAGQSVNVALNEGGDDWETDPDFENDVSEREQRWGAKTVEGSGHQEHIDIHRLRETVSTEHTSQKRKEQDSMPKASHGYGGKFGVQQDRMDKSAVGHDYQSQLSKHCSQTDTSKGFGGKFGVQADRVDQSAVGFEYAGKTEKHASQRDYTTGFGGRYGVQADRVDQSAMGFDYQGKTEKHDSQKDYTKGFGGKFGVETDKVDKSAVGFEYQGKTERHESQKDYVKGFGGKFGVQTDRQDKSALGWDHQEKLQLHESQKDYKRGFGGQYGVEKEKQDQCALGYEHKEGLSQHESQKDYSKGFGGKFGVQNDRMDKSAGTFEDVQKVSSSYQKTKPTEAAANSTGSIKARFENIAKQKEEEDRKQAEEERGRRQAKEKQEQEEARRKIQEASEAPSPPPSPSPAASPSPTPPVQPPAAAVYQNTQVVSRDEAEEQLYELEPQSEEDLYQNPQDPQEATETTGSQPRDAQYGGEDLGVTAVALYDYQAAGEDEISFDPDDIITNIEMIDEGWWRGVCRGAYGLFPANYVEVRQ; encoded by the exons ATGTGGAAGGCGGCAGCAGGACAGTCGGTCAACGTGGCGCTGAACGAGGGCGGGGACGACTGGGAGACCGACCCCGACTTTGAG AATGACGTGTCGGAGAGGGAGCAGCGCTGGGGGGCCAAGACGGTGGAGGGCTCGGGACACCAGGAGCACATCGA CATCCACCGGCTGCGCGAGACGGTGTCCACGGAGCACACCAGCCAGAAGCGGAAGGAGCAGGACTCCATGCCCAAGGCCTCGCACGGGTACGGGGGCAAGTTTGGAGTGCAGCAGGACCGCATGGACAAG TCGGCTGTGGGGCACGACTACCAGAGCCAGCTGTCCAAGCACTGCTCCCAGACGGACACGTCCAAGGGCTTCGGGGGCAAGTTCGGAGTGCAGGCGGACCGCGTGGACCAG TCGGCTGTCGGGTTCGAGTACGCCGGCAAGACGGAGAAACATGCTTCACAGAGAG ACTACACCACCGGGTTTGGGGGGCGCTACGGCGTGCAGGCGGACCGCGTGGACCAGAGCGCCATGGGCTTCGATTACCAGGGGAAAACCGAGAAGCACGACTCCCAGAAAG ATTACACTAAGGGCTTCGGCGGCAAGTTTGGTGTTGAGACCGACAAGGTGGACAAGAGCGCCGTGGGCTTTGAGTACCAGGGGAAGACTGAGAGGCACGAGTCCCAGAAAG ACTACGTGAAGGGCTTCGGGGGGAAGTTCGGCGTGCAGACGGACCGGCAGGACAAGTCGGCGCTGGGATGGGACCACCAGGAGAAACTCCAGCTGCACGAGTCCCAGAAAG actaTAAGCGGGGGTTTGGAGGGCAGTACGGGgtagagaaggagaagcaggaccAGTGTGCTCTGGGCTACGAGCACAAGGAGGGCCTGTCCCAGCACGAGTCCCAGAAAG ATTACTCCAAAGGGTTTGGGGGGAAGTTTGGCGTGCAGAATGACCGCATGGATAAg agtgcCGGGACCTTCGAGGACGTGCAGAAAGTCTCGTCGTCGTACCAGAAGACCAAACCCACGGAGGCCG CTGCCAACAGCACGGGCAGCATCAAGGCCCGCTTCGAGAACATCGccaagcagaaggaggaggaggaccggaagcaggccgaggaggagcgagGCCGCCGGCAGGCCAAGGagaagcaggagcaggaggaggcccgTCGGAAGATCCAAGAGGCCTCCgaggccccctcccctccaccctcccccagtCCTGCCGCGAGCCCCAGTCCGACCCCTCCGGTCCAGCCGCCCGCCGCCGCGGTCTACCAG AATACGCAGGTGGTGTCCCGGGATGAGGCGGAGGAGCAGCTGTACGAGTTGGAGCCTCAGAGTGAGGAGGACCTCTACCAGAACCCCCAGGACCCCCAGGAGGCCACAGAGACCACAGGGTCACAGCCCAGAG ACGCTCAGTACGGCGGCGAGGACCTCGGCGTGACAGCGGTGGCGCTGTACGACTACCAAGCAG CCGGTGAGGACGAGATCTCCTTCGaccccgatgacatcatcaccaaCATCGAGATGATTGACGAGGGCTGGTGGCGGGGCGTCTGCCGCGGCGCCTACGGCCTCTTCCCCGCCAACTACGTGGAGGTTCGGCAGTGA
- the cttn gene encoding src substrate cortactin isoform X2, with translation MWKAAAGQSVNVALNEGGDDWETDPDFENDVSEREQRWGAKTVEGSGHQEHIDIHRLRETVSTEHTSQKRKEQDSMPKASHGYGGKFGVQQDRMDKSAVGHDYQSQLSKHCSQTDTSKGFGGKFGVQADRVDQSAVGFEYAGKTEKHASQRDYTTGFGGRYGVQADRVDQSAMGFDYQGKTEKHDSQKDYTKGFGGKFGVETDKVDKSAVGFEYQGKTERHESQKDYVKGFGGKFGVQTDRQDKSALGWDHQEKLQLHESQKDYSKGFGGKFGVQNDRMDKSAGTFEDVQKVSSSYQKTKPTEAAANSTGSIKARFENIAKQKEEEDRKQAEEERGRRQAKEKQEQEEARRKIQEASEAPSPPPSPSPAASPSPTPPVQPPAAAVYQNTQVVSRDEAEEQLYELEPQSEEDLYQNPQDPQEATETTGSQPRDAQYGGEDLGVTAVALYDYQAAGEDEISFDPDDIITNIEMIDEGWWRGVCRGAYGLFPANYVEVRQ, from the exons ATGTGGAAGGCGGCAGCAGGACAGTCGGTCAACGTGGCGCTGAACGAGGGCGGGGACGACTGGGAGACCGACCCCGACTTTGAG AATGACGTGTCGGAGAGGGAGCAGCGCTGGGGGGCCAAGACGGTGGAGGGCTCGGGACACCAGGAGCACATCGA CATCCACCGGCTGCGCGAGACGGTGTCCACGGAGCACACCAGCCAGAAGCGGAAGGAGCAGGACTCCATGCCCAAGGCCTCGCACGGGTACGGGGGCAAGTTTGGAGTGCAGCAGGACCGCATGGACAAG TCGGCTGTGGGGCACGACTACCAGAGCCAGCTGTCCAAGCACTGCTCCCAGACGGACACGTCCAAGGGCTTCGGGGGCAAGTTCGGAGTGCAGGCGGACCGCGTGGACCAG TCGGCTGTCGGGTTCGAGTACGCCGGCAAGACGGAGAAACATGCTTCACAGAGAG ACTACACCACCGGGTTTGGGGGGCGCTACGGCGTGCAGGCGGACCGCGTGGACCAGAGCGCCATGGGCTTCGATTACCAGGGGAAAACCGAGAAGCACGACTCCCAGAAAG ATTACACTAAGGGCTTCGGCGGCAAGTTTGGTGTTGAGACCGACAAGGTGGACAAGAGCGCCGTGGGCTTTGAGTACCAGGGGAAGACTGAGAGGCACGAGTCCCAGAAAG ACTACGTGAAGGGCTTCGGGGGGAAGTTCGGCGTGCAGACGGACCGGCAGGACAAGTCGGCGCTGGGATGGGACCACCAGGAGAAACTCCAGCTGCACGAGTCCCAGAAAG ATTACTCCAAAGGGTTTGGGGGGAAGTTTGGCGTGCAGAATGACCGCATGGATAAg agtgcCGGGACCTTCGAGGACGTGCAGAAAGTCTCGTCGTCGTACCAGAAGACCAAACCCACGGAGGCCG CTGCCAACAGCACGGGCAGCATCAAGGCCCGCTTCGAGAACATCGccaagcagaaggaggaggaggaccggaagcaggccgaggaggagcgagGCCGCCGGCAGGCCAAGGagaagcaggagcaggaggaggcccgTCGGAAGATCCAAGAGGCCTCCgaggccccctcccctccaccctcccccagtCCTGCCGCGAGCCCCAGTCCGACCCCTCCGGTCCAGCCGCCCGCCGCCGCGGTCTACCAG AATACGCAGGTGGTGTCCCGGGATGAGGCGGAGGAGCAGCTGTACGAGTTGGAGCCTCAGAGTGAGGAGGACCTCTACCAGAACCCCCAGGACCCCCAGGAGGCCACAGAGACCACAGGGTCACAGCCCAGAG ACGCTCAGTACGGCGGCGAGGACCTCGGCGTGACAGCGGTGGCGCTGTACGACTACCAAGCAG CCGGTGAGGACGAGATCTCCTTCGaccccgatgacatcatcaccaaCATCGAGATGATTGACGAGGGCTGGTGGCGGGGCGTCTGCCGCGGCGCCTACGGCCTCTTCCCCGCCAACTACGTGGAGGTTCGGCAGTGA